In one Erinaceus europaeus chromosome 3, mEriEur2.1, whole genome shotgun sequence genomic region, the following are encoded:
- the ENAM gene encoding enamelin, whose protein sequence is MLLLLCRHGAPFPKLDNLIPLRMMKTLLVFLGLLGNCIAMPMHMPRMPGFSSKSEEMSRYNQFNFMNSPHMPHLGPTFGNGMQMPPVMPPYQMPMWPQPPPNAKHPKKPPSPKRPGKTEQTPETQKPIQTEPQKPPAPKQPENQPAPTPTQPQEEVQTPQAFPPFGNGLYPYQQPPWQLPPRIPPGFGRPPGSNEEGGNPYFGYFGFHGFGGRPPYYSEEMFEQDFEKPKEKDPPKTESPATEPSPNSTTPETNSTQPNAPNPRGNQPGNDTNPAGNGGPGSNTVNNPAVQNPSSTVNISGQGIPRSQIPLGRRQPNFHGNYPNPNIRNYPAGRQWRPTGTILGHRQNWPFYRTQQVQGSPRWHSFALENKQALRPGTPFYRKAYASTARGNSPNQAGNPANFKRKPQTPNKQPIGTSVAPVAPKRDPVGHNEKIQNPRENSLGQKERIVIPTRDPTGPWRNSQDYGINKSNFKPSRPEGNMPVPNFNSIDQHENSYYPRGDSRRAPNSDGQAPSQNLPKGIVLEPKRIPYESETNGPELKQNTYPPVYLEEIPPPERELFPVGRNTWNHQEISPPFKEDPRRQEEHLPRPSQGSRGGVYYPDYNPYTPRENVPYHRSNTWDERDDSPNTVRQPENPLYPMNTPDPKDTVPYNEEDPADPTGDETYLGQSQWGMEESNFKGGPTVRQYEREQFTSNQPKDYLPYPLDNPSKPREEFPYNEFYPWNPDETFPSYNTVPSVPPPVESRGYYASNAIGQEESSPFPSWNSWTNRIQAQGQKERDPYFNRNFWDQSTNVYNAPTNPPHQKENQPYSSNYPAGLQKNPTWNEGENLNYGMQNTRLNSPEREHSSFPDLIPSNHPAGQKEPHSFHQTQRGPCCASDPTRHKDNPLALQDYTPSFDLAPEENQDTSPMYTEDSHTKHARHTISPTSSLPGQRNSSEKRPPTESQNPSPFREDVSTPRRNTPCSMKNQLGQRGIMPFPEASSLQSKNIPCLKSDIVGDGNNLVLEQIFEDNQLNVGLTPEQLVMDTAEQDPKPEGIQGEVQVNEGERQQSRPSSILQLPCFDSRLAKYHSSDIGTPPTIGRQTSFDGDPIMPTEIPNSLTGLATGEQFQSINVDTQNTDEHPPFDSLQIGTNPQDQVQDCLLLQA, encoded by the exons ATGTTGCTGCTTctgtgcaggcatggagctcctTTTCCTAAGCTAGATAACTTG ATCCCACTTAGAATGATGAAGACTCTCCTGGTCTTTCTGGGTCTCCTTGGTAATTGCATTGCTATGCCA ATGCATATGCCCCGAATGCCTGGATTTAGCAGCAAAAGTGAGGAG ATGTCGAGGTACAATCAATTCAACTTTATGAATTCCCCACAT ATGCCACACCTGGGCCCCACATTTGGAAATGGTATGCAAATGCCTCCAGTCATGCCACCGTACCAGATGCCAATGTGGCCTCAGCCACCACCCAACGCAAAACACCCAAAGAAACCGCCATCACCCAAACGCCCAGGCAAGACTGAACAAACCCCAGAGACCCAGAAACCCATCCAGACTGAGCCACAAAAGCCACCAGCACCAAAGCAACCTGAAAATCAGCCAGCACCTACCCCAACTCAGCCCCAAGAGGAAGTTCAAACCCCTCAG GCTTTCCCACCATTTGGCAATGGACTGTATCCCTATCAGCAACCACCGTGGCAACTCCCACCT AGGATACCACCAGGCTTTGGACGTCCACCAGGTAGCAATGAAGAAGGTGGG AATCCCTACTTTGGCTACTTTGGATTTCATGGATTTGGGGGTCGTCCTCCTTATTATTCAGAAGAGATGTTTGAACAGGATTTTGAAAAACCCAAAGAAAAAGATCCTCCTAAAACCGAGAGTCCAGCCACAGAACCCTCACCTAACTCAACTACTCCTGAAACTAATTCTACCCAACCAAATGCACCCAATCCCAGAGGGAATCAGCCTGGAAACGACACCAATCCAGCTGGAAACGGTGGCCCTGGGTCAAACACTGTGAACAACCCTGCTGTTCAAAACCCATCCTCTACAGTTAACATTTCAGGCCAGGGAATACCAAGAAGTCAAATACCCCTGGGACGAAGGCAGCCAAATTTTCATGGAAATTATCCAAATCCCAACATCCGAAATTATCCTGCAGGAAGACAATGGCGTCCCACTGGTACAATCCTGGGTCATAGGCAGAACTGGCCATTCTACAGAACTCAACAAGTTCAAGGGAGTCCTCGGTGGCACTCATTTGCtttggaaaacaaacaagcacTTCGTCCAGGAACTCCATTTTACCGCAAAGCTTATGCTTCCACTGCAAGAGGCAATTCTCCCAATCAGGCAGGAAATCCAGCAAATTTCAAAAGAAAGCCTCAGACTCCAAATAAACAACCTATTGGAACCAGTGTTGCCCCTGTGGCTCCCAAACGTGATCCTGTTGGTCACAATGAAAAAATCCAGAATCCAAGAGAGAATTCACTAGGTCAGAAAGAAAGGATTGTCATTCCAACTAGAGACCCAACTGGCCCCTGGAGAAACTCTCAAGATTATGGAATTAATAAATCAAATTTTAAGCCTTCTCGCCCTGAGGGTAACATGCCAGTTCCAAATTTTAATTCTATTGATCAACATGAAAACTCTTATTACCCAAGAGGAGATTCCAGAAGAGCCCCAAATTCTGATGGACAAGCCCCAAGCCAGAATTTGCCCAAAGGGATTGTTTTAGAGCCAAAAAGAATTCCATATGAATCAGAAACTAATGGTCCAGAATTAAAACAGAATACATATCCGCCTGTCTACCTTGAGGAAATCCCTCCCCCTGAAAGAGAACTCTTTCCTGTTGGAAGAAATACTTGGAATCACCAAGAAATCTCTCCACCTTTTAAGGAAGACCCTAGGAGGCAGGAGGAACATTTGCCTCGTCCTTCCCAAGGCTCTAGGGGAGGTGTTTACTATCCTGACTATAACCCCTATACCCCCAGAGAGAATGTCCCATATCATAGAAGCAATACATGGGATGAGAGAGATGATTCTCCCAATACCGTAAGGCAGCCTGAAAATCCACTCTACCCCATGAATACTCCAGACCCCAAAGATACAGTACCTTATAATGAAGAGGACCCAGCTGACCCAACTGGAGATGAAACTTACCTAGGACAAAGTCAATGGGGCATGGAAGAGTCAAACTTTAAAGGAGGGCCAACGGTTAGGCAATATGAAAGGGAACAATTTACTTCAAATCAACCAAAAGACTATCTTCCCTATCCCTTGGATAATCCATCAAAACCTAGGGAGGAGTTTCCTTACAATGAATTTTACCCCTGGAATCCAGATGAGACTTTCCCATCATATAATACAGTTCCCTCTGTTCCACCAcctgtggagagcaggggctatTATGCTAGCAATGCTATTGGACAAGAAGAAAGTTCTCCATTTCCTTCATGGAACTCCTGGACCAACAGAATTCAAGCCcaagggcagaaagaaagagatccaTATTTTAACAGGAATTTCTGGGATCAGTCAACAAATGTATACAATGCTCCCACAAATCCACCACACCAGAAGGAAAACCAACCCTATTCTAGTAACTACCCAGCTGGGCTTCAGAAAAATCCTACATGGAATGAAGGTGAGAATTTGAATTATGGCATGCAAAATACTAGGCTAAATTCACCAGAAAGAGAGCATTCTTCTTTCCCAGACTTAATTCCTTCAAATCACCCAGCTGGTCAAAAAGAACCGCATTCATTCCACCAAACCCAGAGAGGCCCTTGCTGTGCCAGTGACcccacaaggcacaaggacaatCCACTTGCTCTTCAAGACTACACGCCATCCTTTGATCTTGCACCAGAGGAGAACCAAGATACCAGCCCTATGTACACAGAAGATAGTCATACTAAGCATGCAAGACATACCATCTCCCCAACAAGCAGCCTGCCTGGGCAAAGAAACAGCTCAGAGAAAAGACCACCTACAGAAAGTCAAAACCCAAGTCCTTTCAGAGAAGATGTGTCCACTCCGAGAAGGAACACACCATGTTCCATGAAGAATCAGCTGGGTCAAAGGGGAATAATGCCCTTTCCAGAAGCCAGTTCCCTTCAGTCAAAGAATATACCTTGTCTCAAGAGTGACATTGTAGGAGATGGAAATAATCTTGTTTTGGAACAAATATTTGAAGACAACCAGCTCAATGTTGGCCTTACTCCTGAGCAGCTTGTTATGGACACAGCTGAGCAAGACCCAAAGCCAGAAGGAATTCAAGGTGAAGTGCAAGTAAATGAGGGTGAACGACAGCAATCAAGACCATCTAGCATATTACAGCTACCATGCTTTGACTCAAGGTTAGCAAAGTATCACTCATCTGACATTGGAACACCACCTACCATTGGAAGGCAAACTTCATTTGATGGGGATCCAATTATGCCTACTGAAATACCCAACTCACTGACCGGATTAGCTACTGGGGAACAGTTTCAGAGCATAAATGTAGATACACAAAATACAGATGAACACCCTCCATTTGATTCCCTTCAAATAGGAACCAATCCACAGGACCAGGTACAAGACTGCTTGCTACTTCAGGCCTAG